The Leishmania panamensis strain MHOM/PA/94/PSC-1 chromosome 19 sequence genome contains the following window.
GTCTCCGTTcatccttccccttcctcttaTTTGTATTTATCGTAGtagcgatgcagcagccacgTACCGGGCTTTCCCAGATGCCGCCGCGCTCCTACGACAAGAAGGCGTACCAGACCATCTACCCGCAGTACCTCGACTCCAACCTGACACCCAGCGAAGGTCGGCGACTGACTAAGTCGCAGGGAGTCGAGCACCCGACGATCGACGAGATCCTTCATGCACTTAGGGTCTTGGGCTACAAGGATGTCATTGTAGACCCGGCCCGCTCGTACCCGCGGAGTCAGAGCACCACGAAGTTTCCAGTGGTACCGCGCGGGTGCATTAGGGTCTCCATCAAGACACCGGTGGACGAGCACTACATCAAGAAGAGCGACTTtgacacgcagcagcgcagcgctgtgaTGGACAGCATCGACACTAAACAAGAGCTCATCCGACGTGTAGCCACACTAATCAAGGAAAGGGCACCGAAGCGGCCACATCTCTCCACCGTGGAGGAAATTATCGCTGCATATAATCCCGTCCCCCAGCCAAAAAGCAAGAAATAGCGGGTGAGTCGGCTCGACAGGAGAGTGCACACAGAGCTGTGTGTTCCAGTCACTGACGCGCAACGGTACTCTGACCTGAATAGCGAAGCTGGCGACGTCGTTGCCAGGCGATGATCAATATTGAGCGAGGGGCTGAAATGGAACGAATAAAAAAGTAAGTGAACACCCCACGCGCACGCTTGTGGGTAGCGGCTGGGCACCTTAGCCTGGTACCGTGCCTCTCGCCCTCTTAAACCTCACTATGTAGGACGGAAGACAAGAAGGAGCAAATGCCAGTGTGTCGAGGCACACCTGTCCAGCCGTGCGCACGGCTCGATTGggcaggtgtgcgtgtgtgtgtgagggtggggggcaGCGCGTGCGGTGCACTTCTCTCCGTGGCGTCCTCGGGACTACTGACGCATCCACACTTGCAGACTGCGACGGTTGTTGCGTTttctcacctcctctctcgcgcctCTCACTTGTCTCAGTTCGCCTTACTTTGCTTGgccatttttttctctccaccctcATCGCCCATgactttctcttctctcttttcgtgtcTCTTGCTATTCTTTC
Protein-coding sequences here:
- a CDS encoding signal recognition particle, SRP19 subunit, putative (TriTrypDB/GeneDB-style sysID: LpmP.19.1480), coding for MPPRSYDKKAYQTIYPQYLDSNLTPSEGRRLTKSQGVEHPTIDEILHALRVLGYKDVIVDPARSYPRSQSTTKFPVVPRGCIRVSIKTPVDEHYIKKSDFDTQQRSAVMDSIDTKQELIRRVATLIKERAPKRPHLSTVEEIIAAYNPVPQPKSKK